AATTTTCGTAAATTGTAGTTTTTGGGCATGTTCACAGGCCTCTTAATTAGTATGTGATAATATGCACAAAGAAGTATATAAAAGATAATTATATGTGAACACTAAAGAATATTACTGAGCACATACTTGCACAGCATGAATATTGTTGTCAGCGAGCAATGAAAATGTTTATATATAACTATCAACAGAGAAGTTGTATATAATTGAAATAACCTTATTGGAGGTAAAAAATATGAGCTTTTTAAAAGACGAAGGTGGACAAGGAGCAGCTGAATATATTTTATTGTTTGGTGGAGTTATCGTTATTGCAATAGCTGCATTACTGATCTACAGGGCATACTTCAGTGGCAACTCTGGATTAAATGCCAGTCAGGATGTTAACACCATAAGAACTACAAGTTCACTGAAATAAACTCTCATAAAGAGGTTTCAAACCTATTTATGGGCTATTTTTTTATTTTTTAAATTTATTTGATTTTTTATATAAATT
The sequence above is a segment of the Methanobacterium formicicum DSM 3637 genome. Coding sequences within it:
- a CDS encoding class III signal peptide-containing protein, translated to MSFLKDEGGQGAAEYILLFGGVIVIAIAALLIYRAYFSGNSGLNASQDVNTIRTTSSLK